The Prionailurus bengalensis isolate Pbe53 unplaced genomic scaffold, Fcat_Pben_1.1_paternal_pri Un_scaffold_49, whole genome shotgun sequence genome includes a region encoding these proteins:
- the LOC122478315 gene encoding cationic amino acid transporter 3-like, with protein MLYQVLCRFGGKLIRRRTLEKEVPEFKFVRSLNTLDLVALSVGSTVGAGMYVLAGEVASNQAGPSIMICFLVAGLSSLLAGLCYAEFSARVPHPGSAYLYTFVTIGEFWAFIPGWNLILSCVVDVVILIQVWALAFDNLIGNSISQTLHESISQSVSQVLEDKLGYFSVVLLLFVIEIQQLSNRGYFMVAKVMTLVKLLLLSFVIISGFIKGDLHNWNLTEEDYAKAGLNDTSGLGPLGSGGFVPFGFQGILHGSATCFYAFIGFSIIVTRIKETQNPQHSIPMGIVISLFFCFLVYFGVSAALTLMVPYYHLQPGSTLPEAFLHIGWTPAYHVVAFGFLCSFSGIFWGLIFHIRLVIYMMAQDGLLFPVLAKIHTGTYTSIVATVVFGVIQAIMAFFFRVIDLMDFSSVGTLISYSLVAFCVLIVRYQPDRRNEENEAEAQQQNLPAAETLTLQGLLFPGSSTPTPLSGRVVYVCSSLLVLLLIVLCLVLAQWPVLLSGDPVWISVVVVLVVLITGLTGVIWRQPQNSSPLHFKVPALPVLPLLSIFVNVCLIMQMTADTWARFGVWMLIGFAVYIAYGIQHSLVT; from the coding sequence ATGTTGTATCAGGTACTTTGCAGATTTGGTGGAAAGCTGATACGCAGACGTACACTGGAAAAAGAAGTCCCTGAGTTTAAATTTGTCAGAAGCCTGAATACTCTGGACTTAGTGGCCCTGAGTGTGGGCAGCACAGTGGGTGCAGGTATGTATGTTCTGGCTGGTGAGGTAGCCAGCAATCAAGCAGGACCATCCATCATGATCTGCTTCTTAGTGGCTGGACTATCTTCTCTATTGGCTGGCCTGTGCTATGCTGAGTTTAGTGCTCGGGTTCCCCATCCTGGATCTGCATATCTCTACACCTTTGTCACTATAGGTGAATTCTGGGCTTTCATCCCTGGCTGGAACCTCATCCTCTCCTGTGTTGTTGATGTAGTCATTCTGATCCAAGTCTGGGCCTTAGCTTTTGACAACCTGATTGGGAACAGTATCTCTCAGACCCTGCATGAGAGCATCTCACAGAGTGTTTCCCAAGTCCTTGAAGACAAGCTAGGCTACTTTTCTGTGGTCCTTCTGTTGTTTGTCATAGAAATTCAACAGCTGAGTAATCGTGGATACTTCATGGTTGCCAAAGTGATGACATTGGTGAAACTTTTGCTTCTCAGTTTTGTCATCATCTCTGGCTTCATTAAGGGGGACCTGCACAACTGGAATCTCACAGAAGAGGACTACGCAAAGGCTGGACTCAATGATACCTCTGGCTTGGGCCCTCTGGGCTCTGGAGGATTTGTGCCTTTTGGCTTCCAGGGGATTCTCCATGGATCAGCTACctgtttctatgcatttataGGTTTCAGCATTATTGTTACCAGAATCAAGGAAACCCAGAATCCCCAGCATTCCATCCCAATGGGCATTGTGATTTCACTGTTCTTCTGCTTTTTGGTGTATTTTGGTGTCTCTGCAGCACTTACACTTATGGTGCCTTACTACCACCTTCAACCTGGGAGCACCTTGCCTGAGGCATTTCTTCATATTGGCTGGACCCCTGCCTACCATGTTGTAGCTTTTGGATTTCTCTGTAGTTTTTCTGGCATCTTCTGGGGCCTTATATTCCATATACGTCTGGTAATATACATGATGGCACAGGATGGCCTCCTGTTCCCTGTCCTTGCCAAGATCCATACTGGCACATACACCTCCATTGTGGCCACTGTGGTTTTTGGTGTTATTCAAGCAATCATGGCATTTTTCTTTAGAGTCATTGATCTTATGGACTTTAGTTCAGTTGGAACCCTGATATCTTATTCCCTGGTAGCTTTTTGTGTTCTCATTGTCAGGTATCAGCCTGATAGAaggaatgaggaaaatgaagcagaggCACAGCAGCAGAATTTACCTGCAGCAGAGACCCTGACTCTACAGGGACTACTTTTTCCAGGCAGCTCCACCCCCACTCCGCTCTCTGGCCGGGTTGTCTATGTTTGCTCCTCACTGCTTGTTCTGCTGCTCATTGTTCTGTGTCTGGTGCTGGCCCAGTGGCCAGTTCTGCTTTCTGGAGACCCAGTGTGGATTTCAGTGGTTGTGGTGCTCGTGGTGCTCATCACTGGGCTCACTGGGGTCATCTGGAGACAGCCACAGAACTCCAGTCCCCTTCACTTTAAGGTCCCTGCTCTGCCTGTCCTCCCACTACTGAGCATCTTTGTGAATGTCTGCCTTATTATGCAGATGACAGCTGACACCTGGGCCAGATTTGGTGTCTGGATGCTGATTGGGTTTGCTGTCTACATCGCCTATGGGATTCAGCACAGCCTGGTCACTTAA